In a genomic window of Tripterygium wilfordii isolate XIE 37 chromosome 8, ASM1340144v1, whole genome shotgun sequence:
- the LOC120003466 gene encoding nascent polypeptide-associated complex subunit alpha-like protein 2 encodes MAPGPVVEAAEPEIEQTPSTEEPLKKPQPDEPVVEDVNEDEKEEDDDEEDDDDEKEDGTQGGNESSKQSRSEKKSRKAMLKLGMKPVTGVSRVTIKRTKNILFFISKPDVFKSLNSETYVIFGEAKIEDLSSQLQTQAAQQFRMPDMGSMMGKPEVAAAGGLGTEADEEEEEIDDTGVEPRDIDLVMTQAGVPRNKAVKALKASSGDIVSAIMELTT; translated from the exons ATGGCACCAGGTCCCGTTGTTGAGGCCGCCGAGCCAGAGATAGAGCAGACACCCTCCACTGAAGAGCCCCTGAAGAAGCCTCAG CCGGATGAGCCCGTGGTCGAGGACGTAAATGAGgatgagaaggaagaagacgACGATGAAGAGGATGACGATGATGAGAAGGAAGATGGAACTCAAG GGGGGAATGAGAGCTCGAAGCAAAGCAGAAGTGAAAAGAAAAGTCGCAAGGCAATGTTGAAGCTGGGCATGAAACCTGTTACTGGTGTTAGCAGGGTTACCATCAAGAGAACCAAAAAT ATActgtttttcatttcaaaacCCGATGTCTTCAAGAGTCTTAATTCTGAGACATATGTCATATTTGGGGAGGCTAAGATAGAGGACTTGAGTTCTCAGCTGCAGACACAGGCCGCCCAGCAATTCAGGATGCCAGATATGGGATCCATGATGGGAAAACCAGAGGTTGCTGCTGCTGGTGGCCTTGGAACAGAGGcggatgaggaagaggaagaaattgatgaCACTGGGGTGGAGCCAAGGGACATTGATTTGGTGATGACACAGGCAGGTGTACCCAGGAACAAAGCCGTCAAGGCTCTCAAGGCTAGCAGTGGGGACATTGTCAGTGCTATCATGGAGCTTACCACTTAG